Proteins co-encoded in one Arachis stenosperma cultivar V10309 chromosome 7, arast.V10309.gnm1.PFL2, whole genome shotgun sequence genomic window:
- the LOC130939391 gene encoding uncharacterized protein LOC130939391 codes for MGYDDLVSSILRKLGLEGVKRVKKFFYRISISVLQEIVKYDCFTIDSDEDLQPVASPSFVVDLNGSGGDEVGIGDYVPTPLQCAASAGLVDALLNDPVDDDVEPDIIADDSGDDVGPSEPACAGGSSSSGTQQYPPYFSSLDLDAMRQQGDPGEPAGFGARDAEGSAGLIEFQVGQQFQDKDEAVLSVKTYSIRRGVQYKVVESDYCQYVGKCYEFGNGCKWLIRLSLRQRKGIWKVKRYNGPHTCLATSISSDHRSLDYHVILAFIMPMVRADTSVYIKVLLNATAAHFGFKPMYRRVWLAKRKAVAHIYGDWDESYNELPRWMLGVQLTMPGTVAVLRMSPVRVGGQVDESQAYFHRLFWTFPPCIEAFCHCKPLVSIDGTHLYGKYGGMLLVAIAQDRNSNILLVSFALVEGENTESWSFFLSHLRQHVTLQSRLLVISDRHNGIKATLKAPDGGWLPPAAYCAFCIRHVVANFVLTFKGKDVRRLIVDAAYAKTEVEFDYWFDILRSEDPAMCEWANWIEYSLWTQHRDEGRRFGHMTTNISECVNSILKGVKNLPVCSLVKATYGRLAELFVRKGREAEAHMGTGQQFSQHLVKCIEANLKTARCFTVTLYDRDNSELTVAETTPIGMFSLGSYRVSLASQTCECGYFQALHFSCPHALAYCAYSRLTWQPYIHQVYRLSFVFSVYRMGFTPPIPEGF; via the exons ATGGGCTATGATGACCTTGTTAGTTCTATTCTACGGAAACTTGGTCTAGAAGGCGTGAAACGGGTTAAGAAGTTCTTCTATCGCATTTCGATCTCGGTCCTCCAAGAAATCGTGAAATATGATTGTTTCACAATCGATAGTGATGAGGACTTGCAG CCTGTTGCGTCCCCTTCATTTGTTGTGGATCTCAATGGAAGTGGAGGCGACGAGGTTGGAATAGGGGATTATGTGCCTACCCCTTTACAGTGTGCTGCATCGGCTGGTCTTGTAGATGCATTGTTGAATGATCCAGTGGACGACGATGTAGAGCCGGATATCATTGCCGATGACAGTGGCGATGATGTTGGACCGAGTGAGCCTGCTTGTGCGGGAGGTAGTTCTAGCTCTGGCACACAGCAGTACCCTCCATATTTTTCATCTCTGGACTTGGATGCAATGAGGCAGCAGGGGGATCCTGGGGAGCCTGCTGGTTTTGGCGCTAGAGATGCGGAAGGGTCTGCAGGTCTGATAGAGTTTCAGGTTGGTCAGCAATTTCAAGACAAGGATGAGGCCGTGTTAAGTGTGAAGACTTACAGTATCCGACGTGGGGTACAATACAAGGTTGTGGAGTCTGACTATTGCCAGTATGTTGGAAAATGTTATGAGTTTGGGAATGGGTGCAAATGGTTGATTCGGCTTAGCCTCCGGCAGCGCAAGGGCATTTGGAAAGTCAAAAGGTACAACGGACCACATACGTGTCTAGCGACCTCCATCTCCAGCGATCACAGGAGTTTGGATTATCATGTGATCTTGGCATTCATCATGCCAATGGTTCGGGCTGATACATCCGTATACATCAAGGTGCTCTTAAATGCCACGGCCGCACACTTTGGGTTTAAGCCGATGTACAGGAGGGTCTGGCTGGCGAAGCGGAAGGCCGTTGCCCATATCTATGGTGACTGGGATGAGTCGTATAACGAGCTCCCTAGGTGGATGTTAGGAGTTCAGTTGACGATGCCTGGTACGGTTGCAGTCCTTAGGATGAGCCCAGTTCGAGTTGGGGGACAGGTGGACGAGTCGCAAGCATATTTTCACCGACTGTTTTGGACGTTTCCACCATGTATCGAGGCATTCTGTCATTGCAAGCCATTGGTCAGTATTGATGGCACCCATCTGTATGGCAAGTATGGCGGAATGTTGCTCGTCGCGATTGCACAGGACAGGAACTCCAACATTTTGCTTGTTTCATTCGCCCTGGTTGAGGGTGAGAATACCGAGTCCTGGTCCTTCTTCCTCTCCCACCTGCGTCAGCACGTGACCCTGCAGTCGAGACTGCTGGTTATATCAGACAGGCATAACGGCATCAAGGCCACCCTTAAGGCTCCGGATGGAGGATGGCTACCTCCAGCTGCGTACTGTGCATTCTGCATTCGACATGTGGTAGCAAATTTCGTACTTACCTTCAAGGGCAAGGACGTAAGAAGGCTAATTGTGGATGCAGCTTATGCTAAGACTGAGGTGGAGTTTGATTACTGGTTTGATATTCTGCGGTCTGAAGACCCTGCCATGTGTGAATGGGCGAACTGGATTGAATATTCATTGTGGACACAGCATCGTGATGAGGGTCGGAGATTTGGGCACATGACAACAAATATCTCCGAGTGTGTTAATTCCATCCTCAAGGGGGTTAAGAATCTCCCTGTGTGCTCGCTGGTCAAGGCAACTTACGGTAGGTTGGCAGAACTATTCGTCCGCAAGGGGAGAGAGGCTGAGGCCCATATGGGCACCGGACAACAGTTCAGTCAACACCTGGTGAAGTGTATCGAGGCCAACCTGAAGACGGCGAGGTGCTTCACGGTGACTTTGTACGACAGAGATAACTCGGAGCTTACCGTCGCCGAGACTACTCCTATTGGTATGTTTTCACTGGGAAGCTACAGGGTCTCACTTGCAAGTCAAACATGTGAGTGTGGATACTTTCAGGCACTTCATTTTTCGTGTCCTCATGCCCTGGCATATTGTGCCTATTCACGGCTTACGTGGCAACCGTATATACACCAGGTGTATCGTCTTAGTTTCGTGTTCAGTGTGTATCGAATGGGGTTCACACCTCCCATCCCCGAGGGATTTTAG
- the LOC130939392 gene encoding protein MAIN-LIKE 1-like: MRLDERYVSYLQMAGLYHLARLNDRWFRLDEPLVSAFIERWRPETHTFYMPFGKCTITLQDVAYQLGLLVDGRYVSGCLTDFQIYIHGGRLAWVWFQELLGVIPPANQIQKFAVNCTWFQETFGECPAGVDEETVRRFARAYIMMLLGTQLFADKSGNRIHIRWLPYVARLKEMGGYSWGSAAITWLYRCMCRVANRHVVKLASPLRLLQSWIFWRFPGFRSAGYDEFSWPLASRWSGHNHFGSEKGP, translated from the exons ATGCGACTCGATGAGCGGTACGTTTCGTACTTACAGATGGCTGGATTATACCATCTAGCAAGACTGAACGATAGATGGTTCCGATTAGATGAGCCCCTTGTCAGTGCCTTCATCGAGCGATGGCGTCCGGAGACGCACACATTCTACATGCCGTTCGGAAAGTGCACGATCACACTTCAGGACGTGGCCTACCAGTTGGGGTTGCTAGTGGATGGACGTTATGTCAGTGGTTGCCTAACAGATTTCCAGATATACATTCATGGTGGCCGTCTGGCTTGGGTGTGGTTCCAGGAGTTGCTTGGTGTGATACCTCCTGCGAACCAAATTCAGAAGTTCGCAGTGAACTGCACCTGGTTCCAGGAGACTTTTGGAGAGTGCCCCGCGGGAGTCGATGAGGAGACAGTGAGGCGCTTTGCTCGTGCCTATATCATGATGTTGTTGGGCACCCAGTTGTTTGCCGACAAGTCCGGCAATCGTATTCACATCAGATGGCTACCTTACGTGGCTAGGCTTAAGGAGATGGGTGGATACAGCTGGGGGTCGGCGGCAATAACATGGTTATACAGGTGCATGTGCCGAGTGGCCAACAGGCATGTGGTAAAGTTAGCAAGCCCGTTACGGTTGCTTCAGTCCTGGATTTTCTGGCGCTTTCCTGGATTTAGGTCTGCTGGTTATGATGAGTTCAGCTGGCCCTTGGCCTCGAG GTGGTCTGGTCACAATCATTTCGGTAGCGAGAAGGGACCTTGA